The genome window CCATTACAAAGGCCAAGAGCATCGCACCAGGATTTGCTCAGGTTGAGCCTGCATGTTGTGCAATCTTCCTTTCTAGTGCAGTTTTGTCTGCCCCCACCATCTTGTCAACCTCCTTACCATTTTTCACAAAGAAAAAGGCCGGAACACTGCTGATATTCCAGTTTGCCGCCACATCTCTTGCCTCATCGATGTCAACTTTCAAAAAAACGACTTTTTTGTACTTTCCAGCTAAGCTTGTATACAAAGGAGATATGAAGCGGCAAGGACCACACCATGTTGCTGTGAAGTAGAGGATTGCAAGGCGTGATGTCTTTGAAGCAGCATTCAACTTTGTCTCTAATTCTCTGGCTGAGTGTATACCAATGACTTCTCCTGTCAAAACCAAAAATGATAGAATCGAAATTAAATAGATGATATCTTGCAAATGGTGTTATGAAGTCGACATGAACCTTTAAAATACCggcatttttttaatacaaaatggCATACGAATAAAACAAACCAAATGTCATACCATCCTTAAGAGCAGACGACGCATCCTGTTCCTGCATGAAATTGAAAGAATTGTAGTTTAGTTTCGTATGAAGGTTCTCTATCATTTTGCCAtcgtctttgtctttgtctcaAATCATGGGGTCAGCCATATCTGTCCCTTATATGAGGTCATTATTTAGTGGCACAAGGAATTAAGGGAAAATGACTACTGCCTCCACAAGGCCTTACAATGCATAAAATGAATGAATGAGCAAACAAATACCGCCACATCTACCAAAAACGATGTGATTTTCTTAACAAAAGCATTATTAACTCTAGTACAATACTCACTCGAGCTTCAGCTCGCCGCTTTCTCTCCTGTTCAGCTCTTTTTGACTCCCTTTCTTTACGCAAGCGTTCATACTTTCTGCGATGCTCTTCAATTTTGTGAACATTAGGTTCAACctgaaataaaaatgaaattgttaATGAACAGTATCATTTAACTTCTTCTAGAATGAGGAAAGTCACCTTTTTAAGCACCGAACCAATCTCCTCATCATGATCTAACTTTGATGCTACATGCAGATCACTTGCTGCCTCTTCCCATTGACCCAACATGGCCCTAGCCATTCCTCTTATTTTATATCCTTTTGCAGAGTCGGGGTTAATCTGGAAAAAGCATATACATAGAGATCACTTGTCAATATTCACTACtgtaaaaaattcaaacttcttGTGCAGTGGATACAAGAACGAGTACAGTGAGGGTCATCAACCAACCTCTAAAGCTGCATTAGCATCACGAATTGCCGCATTTGGTTTATTCAGTTTGACAAAGAAACTAGCTGAAAGCAAGGATACGAGATTTATAAGGGAACGATACATATGAAAAAAGGCGACCAAAACATGAAAAAATGTAAGCACAACTAAATAAAAGCAAAAATTGAATTTAGAAAAAATAGTAATTAATTTACCTCTGGTTGCTTTTAGTATAGCTGAAGCTGGGTTCAACACTATGGCTTCTGTTATATGATCTATGGCTTCGTCCAGCTTACCTGAAAAGGATAAACAACCAATTAAAAGACAGTGAAACAAGCCGAGAAATGTCAACTAAAATGCTAATTAAAGATTCACAACAAGCAGATGCCATGCCTTCAGAGATAGCATCAATAGCTTTTGATTTTTCTATTTGTGCAGCATCCTGCACTTCTTCTGTAACTTCAATTGACGGATCTCCCATCTGGACATGAAAAATAGACCCATTACAACTTTTAAAGGAAGGATCATTTAGAGAGGTTAAAAATTGAGCATAACAGGTGAGGGTGTTATAACCCTTACCTTCTGTGGAGGATCGTTATCAGGCTCCACAACATCAGTAACATCCAACTCGATATCAGATTCAACAATGTGATCGTCATTATCCCCAGATGGTTCACGTTTGACATCAAAATGTTGTTTCGTGTCTGACATGTCACCGTCATCTTTATCCTGCTACCAGAACCAACACAACAAAAAtatcaagaaaaatataatacaaccacacaaacacaaacaataaaaagaatgctCAAAGTTTTTGGGAATTTGTCAACGTAGCATTATGGGTAATCCTGTTATTTCTTTGTCCGGTATAATTCATGGAAATAAATAACATTGAAGAGGACCACAACAAGAAATTCTCCTATATGCATGAAAAAAGTGAGCAAGAGTATGGATGTTCGGAGCCATTGAATTGCCAATCACTATTGCTTTCATTCAAATCTTAGCAACCCAACGGCTTTAAACATCCATGGTTTCTCATGGTCATAATAGAAATCCTCGAACCACAACACGATGCAACCAAAGTACTTAGGAAGTTTACTCATGCGTGCTTGTGCTTGTGCGCGTGACTGTGCCAAACTGTTATAAAACAACATGGGGAAATCCGAAACTCCTGCCACTTACAAAACCTactgaaatttgaaattctGAGAAAGTGAAAATTTCCTAGACAATTTCAAATCGAGGAAAAGTTGGAATCTTGACTGATCAGAAGCACAGCATTCCCAAAACGATAATTACGCAAGTCCACAACTCCAATATGCATATAAACATGTGATACATGAAtacaaagtacaaaaaactaaaatttgcaCAAAGATTGAAGCTTTACTGTGAAGAAATAAGAGCTCTCACCATTTCCGGAACCGGCGGAATCCGAGCGCCGAGGCTGCAAACAAATAAACCCACATGCCAAAAACAAAGAATTAGATTCCAATCACATATACAATCAATATATACAATCGTATACAAAGATAGCAAAGTTGATACCTTTGGAGATAGGACTTGAAGAAGGCGAGAGAAGGGGTGTGAATAATTGAAGGGTTTGACTTGCACTCGCTGATGAACTCCTTCAGCTCTCCTACCTTTGCAGCATCCATTGTTCTCTCTCTTTCCGTGTCTCTCTCTGTCGCGAATCAGCCGAATCACTTCCAAGAAAAGTCCAAagccaaaagcacttgaagctTGTGGAAGGAATATTTTAAAGGGAAGCAACGGTATCGTTCAATTTTAcggaaaattatatttttacattaaaatgtcaaatttattattatttattttattatttatttttctcttatcacttaaattcaaaattattaaatatttttcatcggttttctttttttaattgtgaTTCGGTGAGAACGCACCGTGTTAGTAGCGATGGACTTTGCTGCCGTTACTCAACCCTCCAATTTTTACCGCGTTTCGGCCCTTCTCGGCATTTGTTCAAGTGCTTTTTTTAGGGCAAGATCCAAAAGTAAgtgcaataacaaaaaaataaaaaaatagaataataCGTTACTACTCTACAAATGGaatcgttcatattataaatcatttgacaaataccatttttgaaaaaaatcaattaaaactaaggtcttTTGGTTATCGAACTGTATAAAATCAGATGAATGAAATTGATAAAAACATTATGAATCGTCTCTGTATTTGCTACAATAAATTGACTAAACGActttagttttagtttattttttttccaaagatgATCTTTACATAGGACTCATAATATGAACAGTTCTAATCATAATATAAAGCTATGTGATTCGAACACGAAGAGTTTTGAATACGTCTTCCTACTTATTCTTAAGTAGCcaagtatttaaaaaaaaaaaaaaagagttggagGAGACAAGAAGGCATGCGGAAACCACTTTCGAAATTTAAGATTGGCTCAAGTGCAAGGGGACATGTACACTAGTACATTACTCTGATCAACTGACTTGTTTCACGTAAGCTACTTTTGTTTGAGTGTTTAAAACTTAATCCCAACAAGTTTGTCAATTATGTCATGTAATCAttgcatttttctttcttttttgtgctaattgccataacttttaattttcacttcgataaaaaaaaacactgagACAAAGAGAGCCGAACATAAGACCTCAGGTGTCGAAGTAACTTCTAACCGCTTGAATTACAAGTCAAATACATTCATTTATCCTATGATTGTAATTTGCATTCTCAGAAGGCAAAATCTATTTGCTTTCATTCCATTCATGTCAAATTGTACAACATAAACATATCAATACAAAAACATGGCCTCTAGAATTTGCCCTTACGATGCAGGAAGGTAAAACAATACATTTTTACAGCatagtgaaaagtaaaaaacataaaactttaacCATACATCTATATTATCTAATCCTTTAGGTCAAAAAATTGATCTTACAACTACCAGCACACAAGCAACTGTTAAAACAATGATCTATGCCAACATCTCCGAAGCAGTAGGAAGCTTTTGTTGTTTCTTCCCATTTCGACTGCACCCCACCGCCGTAAGCGCTAATTTATAGACTGGGGAGGACAAGAACTCGAAGAGTTGAGCGAGAAACTCACACCTTCCGATCCGGGAGTGCTGCAGTCTGGAGATTTTTTACTGACACTGTATGGCACCGTGCTCATCATCCTAAACACACAACGTTCTGTGTCAGTTGATAAAACTTGGTACTCAAGTCTAGGTGCGATAAAAGAATCGATAAGCAAAGAGTTAGTGATTGTATCACATTCACGTCTAAGGCAATTAACTTCAATCCATACGTGTAGGTTTTTATGCAAAAGGCCTCGATGCAATAGAAGCGGAACCATTTGATATAAGTTGTGATTTGTTTTGTGAGAtggccgatgtgggactttTTGCTTTGTTCTACAAATTTGTTTCTGTATAAGTTAATGTAAGCATGTACTAGAGGGGAAAGGTAACCGTTGAAATTTACCTCTCCTTGCGCTTCTCAAAAAACCGGGCCAAGGATGCTTTACGTGATTGAGGCACAGGTACTGCAAACACGGGAACAGAGATGTTATTCAAGCTCATATATTAACAAATTCAATGAAAAAACAGGAACAGAAGACATTGTTTATCACAAAGTATAACAGTAACACTAGCATACACACAAGAAAACACACAAATTATACCTGCAGGAATCAGATTCGTCACAGGCGATCCCACTGAACTGACTACTGTAGAAGGCTCTGAGCGGTCAACAGGAGATGCTGAAGTTCCTACTGGTTTCACTATAGCTATTTCATTGGTGCTATTAAATGCTCCTCCAGAGTTAGAACTCGCGTATGAAGTTTCAGAAAGAGGACTTGGAAGTGCAGAGACTGAAGATGTAATATGGGACTGGTTCCTGAAAAAACAGTCGCCTCCTAGTGAAGGCCTAGGTATTGGTGCATGCACTTGAGTTACGGATGTTGCCTTACAATGAGTTGGAGATGATCCATTTCCAGCCAGCAACATAATAGCCTGGGCCTAAATAGAGAAATAAAgagattaaaaacaaagaacCTAATTTATGTGCAAACTTAAGaatcaaatatttaaatatacaaTACCTTCTCTGAAGATATATCATTATAAACGTTCACAGAACCAGCATAAAAGATGGTTAACTGAGCAGGTGCCCCAGAAGAATTGGATGCATTCCTGCAAAAGTAATTCAACTTAGCATCTAGAATTTCCAACTAGTTATGATTCAATATACGTTGTACAATTGCATTTGCTTACAAGCAGAAATGTGGTCTAAATATGATCTGTGTTAAAGTACCTGAGATCAGTGGTACCAACTACGGAGGTTGTAGAAGGAAGAGCAGATACAGGGGCCAGAACCGGAACTCCTCCAAGTGGTTGCAGTTTTATGGTAGAACCGGTATGCCCAACAGGAGCTTGGGACTGGAGAACTGGAGAACTCAAAGTAATCGGAATCCTTTGGTTGTGTTGGCTAACTACTGGGTATATCTTTACATCTTGTGATTGATGAACTGAACGTGCATCAAATTGAGGCATAGGATATACTGTCGTTGCACAGTGGTTTCCAGCTTGCTTATCAAAAACGAAATTTTTCTACAAAATTTGTGCAAAAATGAGCCTACATTAAAGCAACTTTAAATAAACAACGATTCAAACTTCACTTGTGCTTCTTCAGTAAACCAATAAGTAAGAATGTTCCCAAATCCTAAATACCCGAGGCGATGTTGAAAAAGATTCAGAGAGTAAGAGAAGAAATACCTGAATCCCACCAGAGAACGACTTCTGGCTGGAGTGAAAAGCATCAGCAGTTGATATAGTCATAAATACAGATGAATTATCATGAGCAGTTTTTCTTGGCCCATCTTCCTGGGGAGCCTTGAAAGACAGGAATTGCGGAGGTGCAGAAACCTTGTTTGAAAACGACCACAGCATCCCTGAACTTCTTGGCACCGCtgcaaaatcaataaaaatggagTGTCGGGCTAATAGTTTGAACAAATGAATTCCTTCACCGTGCTGATGATCGCTTAGAGTACCTCACAAATAAGCAATATGGGAAGTTTGAGGTTATACGGCTCTGCAAATAGATGCCAACaaaaaacatgttttccttGGAATGTAGTTACAGTAATTTATGTCTGAGAGTGCAAAAACAAATCTCAACAAGTGTGTTCATCACAGCTGTCTAACTGAGATGAACAAATTTTCAACACAACGAATCTTTAAGCAAAGAGATTACCATAAACGATAATATGAATACAGCCATATGTAATGCGCGAAATGTTAACTTACGTTATTTTCTAAATACATGAGGATGCAGAAAACGACCAATGACCATAAAGAATTAGCAAGCTCCTACAAAAGACCTCAAAGATCTAGCAAACTCCTGCAATATTTTATAATCCTCCTTTTGGAACATTTGCGGAGCACACTCTGTGATAAGAAGCCATACACTATAAAGTATTATTATTATGAGTATACTTTATATCGCGTATGTATATTTAATACGTATTTTATTATAATTCTTGGTACGATCCAGAGAGGCAGAATCTATTCACAAGAGCAGATTCAAgaacaatatatataaaattcagAAGACCACAAGTTCCATGTTATCAAAAGGAATTATTCAAATACATTGCCTTATAAAATTCATCAATCATAAACTTAATATATATGTTTCACATTTGCATAAGGTTTTTTAATACAAATGTTGTACTACCTGCCAGCCTTGATCAATGCAGAAATTCTTTAAATATGAAAGCAAACGTGACACGTTGCTTTAATCCATGACATCTCATACACACGTTAGTGGAAGAATAAAATTATCCTGCCTCACCCAACAGACTAAAATATGGAAGAAAACAAAAGGCACATTATATTAAGTTAGCGGGGAGTGTAAAACTAAGACAACTACACCGTGTTCTTGTAACCAAGTCACCAGCAAGCAAACCCAAACGTTTCTATAAGATTGACTGACTGACTCACAAGTAAA of Malus sylvestris chromosome 6, drMalSylv7.2, whole genome shotgun sequence contains these proteins:
- the LOC126626753 gene encoding TPR repeat-containing thioredoxin TDX isoform X1, with the translated sequence MDAAKVGELKEFISECKSNPSIIHTPSLAFFKSYLQSLGARIPPVPEMQDKDDGDMSDTKQHFDVKREPSGDNDDHIVESDIELDVTDVVEPDNDPPQKMGDPSIEVTEEVQDAAQIEKSKAIDAISEGKLDEAIDHITEAIVLNPASAILKATRASFFVKLNKPNAAIRDANAALEINPDSAKGYKIRGMARAMLGQWEEAASDLHVASKLDHDEEIGSVLKKVEPNVHKIEEHRRKYERLRKERESKRAEQERKRRAEAREQDASSALKDGEVIGIHSARELETKLNAASKTSRLAILYFTATWCGPCRFISPLYTSLAGKYKKVVFLKVDIDEARDVAANWNISSVPAFFFVKNGKEVDKMVGADKTALERKIAQHAGST
- the LOC126626802 gene encoding protein TIFY 6B isoform X2, giving the protein MLWSFSNKVSAPPQFLSFKAPQEDGPRKTAHDNSSVFMTISTADAFHSSQKSFSGGIQKNFVFDKQAGNHCATTVYPMPQFDARSVHQSQDVKIYPVVSQHNQRIPITLSSPVLQSQAPVGHTGSTIKLQPLGGVPVLAPVSALPSTTSVVGTTDLRNASNSSGAPAQLTIFYAGSVNVYNDISSEKAQAIMLLAGNGSSPTHCKATSVTQVHAPIPRPSLGGDCFFRNQSHITSSVSALPSPLSETSYASSNSGGAFNSTNEIAIVKPVGTSASPVDRSEPSTVVSSVGSPVTNLIPAVPVPQSRKASLARFFEKRKERMMSTVPYSVSKKSPDCSTPGSEGVSFSLNSSSSCPPQSIN
- the LOC126626753 gene encoding TPR repeat-containing thioredoxin TDX isoform X2 produces the protein MDAAKVGELKEFISECKSNPSIIHTPSLAFFKSYLQSLGARIPPVPEMDKDDGDMSDTKQHFDVKREPSGDNDDHIVESDIELDVTDVVEPDNDPPQKMGDPSIEVTEEVQDAAQIEKSKAIDAISEGKLDEAIDHITEAIVLNPASAILKATRASFFVKLNKPNAAIRDANAALEINPDSAKGYKIRGMARAMLGQWEEAASDLHVASKLDHDEEIGSVLKKVEPNVHKIEEHRRKYERLRKERESKRAEQERKRRAEAREQDASSALKDGEVIGIHSARELETKLNAASKTSRLAILYFTATWCGPCRFISPLYTSLAGKYKKVVFLKVDIDEARDVAANWNISSVPAFFFVKNGKEVDKMVGADKTALERKIAQHAGST
- the LOC126626802 gene encoding protein TIFY 6B isoform X1, with translation MERDFLGLSSNSGGATLKEEPNKETKNSAVPRSSGMLWSFSNKVSAPPQFLSFKAPQEDGPRKTAHDNSSVFMTISTADAFHSSQKSFSGGIQKNFVFDKQAGNHCATTVYPMPQFDARSVHQSQDVKIYPVVSQHNQRIPITLSSPVLQSQAPVGHTGSTIKLQPLGGVPVLAPVSALPSTTSVVGTTDLRNASNSSGAPAQLTIFYAGSVNVYNDISSEKAQAIMLLAGNGSSPTHCKATSVTQVHAPIPRPSLGGDCFFRNQSHITSSVSALPSPLSETSYASSNSGGAFNSTNEIAIVKPVGTSASPVDRSEPSTVVSSVGSPVTNLIPAVPVPQSRKASLARFFEKRKERMMSTVPYSVSKKSPDCSTPGSEGVSFSLNSSSSCPPQSIN